The following are encoded together in the Cervus elaphus chromosome 23, mCerEla1.1, whole genome shotgun sequence genome:
- the CHRNA4 gene encoding neuronal acetylcholine receptor subunit alpha-4 isoform X2 → MMTTNVWVKQEWHDYKLHWDPADYENVTSIRIPSELIWRPDIVLYNNADGDFAVTHLTKAHLFHDGRVQWTPPAIYKSSCSIDVTFFPFDQQNCTMKFGSWTYDKAKIDLVSMHSRVDQLDFWDSGEWVIVDAVGTYNTRKYECCAEVYSDITYAFIIRRLPLFYTINLIIPCLLISCLTVLVFYLPSECGEKITLCISVLLSLTVFLLLITEIIPSTSLVIPLIGEYLLFTMIFVTLSIIITVFVLNVHHRSPRTHTMPAWVRRVFLDIVPRLLFMKRPSVVKDHCRRLIESMHKAASAPHFWPEPQGEPAWSPSLTCGVDQSSKPPPAHTTPSDQVPTLQPSEAKKASPCPSPVPCRPPTSTRAPGLTKTRSLSVQHVSSPSKAVEDGVRCRSRSIQYCGPREEAASPAAHLADSSPSSPTKAPSAELPPPDQASPCKCQCRKEPGAPNATLKTPSTRAPPLPLSPALARAVEGVQYIADHLKAEDTDFSVKEDWKYVAMVIDRIFLWVFIIVCLLGTAGLFLPPWLAGMI, encoded by the exons ATGATGACGACGAATGTGTGGGTGAAGCAG GAGTGGCATGACTATAAGCTGCACTGGGACCCCGCCGACTATGAGAACGTGACTTCCATCCGAATCCCCTCCGAGCTCATCTGGCGGCCAGACATTGTCCTGTACAACAA TGCGGACGGGGACTTTGCCGTCACCCACCTGACCAAGGCCCACCTCTTCCACGACGGCCGGGTGCAGTGGACACCCCCAGCCATCTACAAGAGCTCCTGCAGCATCGACGTCACCTTCTTCCCCTTCGACCAGCAGAACTGCACCATGAAGTTCGGGTCCTGGACCTACGACAAGGCCAAGATCGACCTGGTGAGCATGCACAGCCGCGTGGACCAGCTGGACTTCTGGGACAGCGGCGAGTGGGTCATTGTGGACGCCGTGGGCACCTACAACACACGCAAGTATGAGTGCTGCGCGGAGGTCTACTCGGACATCACCTACGCCTTCATCATCCGGCGCCTGCCGCTCTTCTACACCATCAACCTCATCATCCCCTGCCTACTCATCTCCTGCCTCACGGTGCTCGTCTTCTACCTGCCCTCTGAGTGCGGCGAGAAGATCACCCTCTGCATCTCCGTGCTGCTGTCGCTCACCGTCTTCCTGCTGCTCATCACCGAGATCATCCCATCCACCTCGCTGGTCATCCCACTCATCGGCGAGTACCTGCTCTTCACCATGATCTTCGTCACGCTCTCCATCATCATCACCGTCTTCGTGCTCAACGTGCATCACCGCTCCCCGCGCACACACACCATGCCCGCCTGGGTCCGCCGCGTCTTCCTGGACATCGTGCCACGCCTGCTCTTCATGAAGCGGCCATCCGTGGTCAAGGACCACTGCCGGCGGCTCATCGAGTCCATGCACAAGGCGGCCAGCGCTCCGCACTTCTGGCCGGAGCCCCAGGGGGAGCCCGCCTGGTCTCCATCCCTGACCTGTGGGGTGGACCAGTCCAGCAAGCCCCCGCCAGCCCACACAACGCCCTCGGACCAGGTGCCGACTCTGCAGCCTTCAGAGGCCAAGAAGGCCAGCCCCTGCCCATCTCCTGTGCCCTGCCGTCCCCCCACCAGCACCCGGGCCCCGGGACTCACCAAGACCCGGTCCCTAAGTGTCCAGCACGTGTCCAGCCCCAGCAAAGCAGTGGAGGATGGCGTGCGGTGCCGGTCCCGGAGCATCCAGTACTGCGGGCCGCGAGAGGAGGCTGCCTCACCAGCCGCCCACCTGGCAGATAGCTCCCCCTCCTCTCCGACCAAGGCCCCCTCAGCCGAGCTCCCGCCCCCAGACCAGGCCTCCCCCTGCAAATGCCAGTGCAGGAAGGAGCCGGGGGCTCCAAATGCCACGCTCAAGACCCCCAGCACCAGAGCGCCACCTCTGCCTCTGTCACCGGCCCTGGCACGGGCAGTGGAGGGCGTCCAGTACATCGCAGACCACCTGAAGGCGGAAGACACAGACTTCTCG GTGAAAGAGGACTGGAAGTATGTGGCCATGGTCATCGACCGCATCTTTCTCTGGGTGTTCATCATCGTCTGCCTGCTTGGGACTGCTGGCCTCTTCCTGCCACCCTGGCTGGCCGGCATGATCTAG
- the CHRNA4 gene encoding neuronal acetylcholine receptor subunit alpha-4 isoform X1, with protein sequence MELGAPGTSPLSPLLLLLLGAGLLPVSSHAETRAHAEERLLKKLFSGYNKWSRPVANISDVVLVHFGLSIAQLIDVDEKNQMMTTNVWVKQEWHDYKLHWDPADYENVTSIRIPSELIWRPDIVLYNNADGDFAVTHLTKAHLFHDGRVQWTPPAIYKSSCSIDVTFFPFDQQNCTMKFGSWTYDKAKIDLVSMHSRVDQLDFWDSGEWVIVDAVGTYNTRKYECCAEVYSDITYAFIIRRLPLFYTINLIIPCLLISCLTVLVFYLPSECGEKITLCISVLLSLTVFLLLITEIIPSTSLVIPLIGEYLLFTMIFVTLSIIITVFVLNVHHRSPRTHTMPAWVRRVFLDIVPRLLFMKRPSVVKDHCRRLIESMHKAASAPHFWPEPQGEPAWSPSLTCGVDQSSKPPPAHTTPSDQVPTLQPSEAKKASPCPSPVPCRPPTSTRAPGLTKTRSLSVQHVSSPSKAVEDGVRCRSRSIQYCGPREEAASPAAHLADSSPSSPTKAPSAELPPPDQASPCKCQCRKEPGAPNATLKTPSTRAPPLPLSPALARAVEGVQYIADHLKAEDTDFSVKEDWKYVAMVIDRIFLWVFIIVCLLGTAGLFLPPWLAGMI encoded by the exons TGAGCAGCCACGCAGAGACCCGGGCTCATGCAGAGGAGCGGCTGCTGAAGAAGCTCTTCTCTGGCTATAATAAGTGGTCCCGGCCCGTGGCCAACATCTCGGATGTGGTTCTTGTCCACTTCGGCCTGTCCATCGCGCAGCTCATTGACGTG GACGAGAAGAACCAGATGATGACGACGAATGTGTGGGTGAAGCAG GAGTGGCATGACTATAAGCTGCACTGGGACCCCGCCGACTATGAGAACGTGACTTCCATCCGAATCCCCTCCGAGCTCATCTGGCGGCCAGACATTGTCCTGTACAACAA TGCGGACGGGGACTTTGCCGTCACCCACCTGACCAAGGCCCACCTCTTCCACGACGGCCGGGTGCAGTGGACACCCCCAGCCATCTACAAGAGCTCCTGCAGCATCGACGTCACCTTCTTCCCCTTCGACCAGCAGAACTGCACCATGAAGTTCGGGTCCTGGACCTACGACAAGGCCAAGATCGACCTGGTGAGCATGCACAGCCGCGTGGACCAGCTGGACTTCTGGGACAGCGGCGAGTGGGTCATTGTGGACGCCGTGGGCACCTACAACACACGCAAGTATGAGTGCTGCGCGGAGGTCTACTCGGACATCACCTACGCCTTCATCATCCGGCGCCTGCCGCTCTTCTACACCATCAACCTCATCATCCCCTGCCTACTCATCTCCTGCCTCACGGTGCTCGTCTTCTACCTGCCCTCTGAGTGCGGCGAGAAGATCACCCTCTGCATCTCCGTGCTGCTGTCGCTCACCGTCTTCCTGCTGCTCATCACCGAGATCATCCCATCCACCTCGCTGGTCATCCCACTCATCGGCGAGTACCTGCTCTTCACCATGATCTTCGTCACGCTCTCCATCATCATCACCGTCTTCGTGCTCAACGTGCATCACCGCTCCCCGCGCACACACACCATGCCCGCCTGGGTCCGCCGCGTCTTCCTGGACATCGTGCCACGCCTGCTCTTCATGAAGCGGCCATCCGTGGTCAAGGACCACTGCCGGCGGCTCATCGAGTCCATGCACAAGGCGGCCAGCGCTCCGCACTTCTGGCCGGAGCCCCAGGGGGAGCCCGCCTGGTCTCCATCCCTGACCTGTGGGGTGGACCAGTCCAGCAAGCCCCCGCCAGCCCACACAACGCCCTCGGACCAGGTGCCGACTCTGCAGCCTTCAGAGGCCAAGAAGGCCAGCCCCTGCCCATCTCCTGTGCCCTGCCGTCCCCCCACCAGCACCCGGGCCCCGGGACTCACCAAGACCCGGTCCCTAAGTGTCCAGCACGTGTCCAGCCCCAGCAAAGCAGTGGAGGATGGCGTGCGGTGCCGGTCCCGGAGCATCCAGTACTGCGGGCCGCGAGAGGAGGCTGCCTCACCAGCCGCCCACCTGGCAGATAGCTCCCCCTCCTCTCCGACCAAGGCCCCCTCAGCCGAGCTCCCGCCCCCAGACCAGGCCTCCCCCTGCAAATGCCAGTGCAGGAAGGAGCCGGGGGCTCCAAATGCCACGCTCAAGACCCCCAGCACCAGAGCGCCACCTCTGCCTCTGTCACCGGCCCTGGCACGGGCAGTGGAGGGCGTCCAGTACATCGCAGACCACCTGAAGGCGGAAGACACAGACTTCTCG GTGAAAGAGGACTGGAAGTATGTGGCCATGGTCATCGACCGCATCTTTCTCTGGGTGTTCATCATCGTCTGCCTGCTTGGGACTGCTGGCCTCTTCCTGCCACCCTGGCTGGCCGGCATGATCTAG
- the CHRNA4 gene encoding neuronal acetylcholine receptor subunit alpha-4 isoform X3 translates to MKFGSWTYDKAKIDLVSMHSRVDQLDFWDSGEWVIVDAVGTYNTRKYECCAEVYSDITYAFIIRRLPLFYTINLIIPCLLISCLTVLVFYLPSECGEKITLCISVLLSLTVFLLLITEIIPSTSLVIPLIGEYLLFTMIFVTLSIIITVFVLNVHHRSPRTHTMPAWVRRVFLDIVPRLLFMKRPSVVKDHCRRLIESMHKAASAPHFWPEPQGEPAWSPSLTCGVDQSSKPPPAHTTPSDQVPTLQPSEAKKASPCPSPVPCRPPTSTRAPGLTKTRSLSVQHVSSPSKAVEDGVRCRSRSIQYCGPREEAASPAAHLADSSPSSPTKAPSAELPPPDQASPCKCQCRKEPGAPNATLKTPSTRAPPLPLSPALARAVEGVQYIADHLKAEDTDFSVKEDWKYVAMVIDRIFLWVFIIVCLLGTAGLFLPPWLAGMI, encoded by the exons ATGAAGTTCGGGTCCTGGACCTACGACAAGGCCAAGATCGACCTGGTGAGCATGCACAGCCGCGTGGACCAGCTGGACTTCTGGGACAGCGGCGAGTGGGTCATTGTGGACGCCGTGGGCACCTACAACACACGCAAGTATGAGTGCTGCGCGGAGGTCTACTCGGACATCACCTACGCCTTCATCATCCGGCGCCTGCCGCTCTTCTACACCATCAACCTCATCATCCCCTGCCTACTCATCTCCTGCCTCACGGTGCTCGTCTTCTACCTGCCCTCTGAGTGCGGCGAGAAGATCACCCTCTGCATCTCCGTGCTGCTGTCGCTCACCGTCTTCCTGCTGCTCATCACCGAGATCATCCCATCCACCTCGCTGGTCATCCCACTCATCGGCGAGTACCTGCTCTTCACCATGATCTTCGTCACGCTCTCCATCATCATCACCGTCTTCGTGCTCAACGTGCATCACCGCTCCCCGCGCACACACACCATGCCCGCCTGGGTCCGCCGCGTCTTCCTGGACATCGTGCCACGCCTGCTCTTCATGAAGCGGCCATCCGTGGTCAAGGACCACTGCCGGCGGCTCATCGAGTCCATGCACAAGGCGGCCAGCGCTCCGCACTTCTGGCCGGAGCCCCAGGGGGAGCCCGCCTGGTCTCCATCCCTGACCTGTGGGGTGGACCAGTCCAGCAAGCCCCCGCCAGCCCACACAACGCCCTCGGACCAGGTGCCGACTCTGCAGCCTTCAGAGGCCAAGAAGGCCAGCCCCTGCCCATCTCCTGTGCCCTGCCGTCCCCCCACCAGCACCCGGGCCCCGGGACTCACCAAGACCCGGTCCCTAAGTGTCCAGCACGTGTCCAGCCCCAGCAAAGCAGTGGAGGATGGCGTGCGGTGCCGGTCCCGGAGCATCCAGTACTGCGGGCCGCGAGAGGAGGCTGCCTCACCAGCCGCCCACCTGGCAGATAGCTCCCCCTCCTCTCCGACCAAGGCCCCCTCAGCCGAGCTCCCGCCCCCAGACCAGGCCTCCCCCTGCAAATGCCAGTGCAGGAAGGAGCCGGGGGCTCCAAATGCCACGCTCAAGACCCCCAGCACCAGAGCGCCACCTCTGCCTCTGTCACCGGCCCTGGCACGGGCAGTGGAGGGCGTCCAGTACATCGCAGACCACCTGAAGGCGGAAGACACAGACTTCTCG GTGAAAGAGGACTGGAAGTATGTGGCCATGGTCATCGACCGCATCTTTCTCTGGGTGTTCATCATCGTCTGCCTGCTTGGGACTGCTGGCCTCTTCCTGCCACCCTGGCTGGCCGGCATGATCTAG